In one Longimicrobium sp. genomic region, the following are encoded:
- a CDS encoding MoxR family ATPase: MLNALPNAAESVDLRLLDRLVDEVETVFRGKRETVRLSLAALLARGHVLFEDIPGVGKTTLARALTAALGLEFRRIQFTSDLLPSDVLGVSIYNPRTHDFETRPGPIFTNVVLADEINRAPPRTQSGLLEAMQEGRVTIDERSYDLPRPFLVMATQNPLEQHGTYPLPESQLDRFLMRVSIGYPDADEERSVLLQSVGVDDPVERVRAVLDAGQVLALQERVERVHADPSIVDDLMAVVQATRREPRLRAGASTRAAIGLFRAARAWALVDGRDFLAPDDVRRLVVPCLAHRLLPLGASSPTGEAYEESVAVLEGIMDALPVPV, encoded by the coding sequence ATGCTGAACGCGCTCCCGAACGCCGCGGAGTCGGTCGATCTCCGCCTGCTGGACCGCCTGGTGGACGAGGTCGAGACCGTGTTCCGCGGCAAGCGCGAGACGGTGCGCCTGTCGCTGGCCGCGCTCCTGGCCCGCGGCCACGTGCTCTTCGAAGACATCCCCGGCGTGGGAAAGACGACGCTGGCGCGGGCGCTGACCGCCGCGCTGGGGCTGGAGTTCCGCCGCATCCAGTTCACCAGCGACCTGCTGCCCTCGGACGTGCTGGGCGTCTCCATCTACAACCCGCGCACGCACGACTTCGAGACGCGCCCGGGCCCCATCTTCACCAACGTGGTGCTGGCCGACGAGATCAACCGCGCCCCGCCGCGCACGCAGAGCGGGCTGCTCGAGGCCATGCAGGAGGGGCGCGTGACCATCGACGAGCGGAGCTACGACCTCCCCCGCCCGTTCCTGGTGATGGCCACGCAGAACCCGCTGGAGCAGCACGGCACCTATCCGCTCCCCGAAAGCCAGCTCGACCGCTTCCTGATGCGCGTGTCGATCGGCTACCCCGACGCGGACGAGGAGCGGAGCGTGCTGCTGCAGTCGGTGGGCGTGGACGATCCCGTCGAGCGCGTGCGCGCGGTGCTCGATGCCGGGCAGGTGCTGGCGCTGCAGGAGCGGGTGGAGCGGGTGCACGCCGATCCGTCCATCGTCGACGACCTGATGGCCGTGGTGCAGGCCACCCGCCGCGAGCCGCGGCTGCGCGCCGGCGCCAGCACGCGCGCCGCCATCGGCCTGTTCCGCGCCGCGCGGGCGTGGGCGCTGGTGGACGGGCGCGACTTCCTCGCCCCCGACGACGTGCGGCGGCTGGTGGTGCCCTGCCTGGCGCACCGCCTCCTCCCCCTCGGCGCGTCGTCGCCCACGGGCGAGGCCTACGAGGAGTCGGTGGCGGTGCTGGAGGGGATCATGGACGCGCTGCCCGTGCCGGTCTGA
- a CDS encoding VOC family protein, which yields MTDPHRPTFRANNELALHVADPAAAEAFYVSVLGCEVIDRSPDCISLANGALRLYLLRDPAPTHDRVVPSFDVADRRAALDVLKAAGCALVPIGPHAPGEMYVRDPFGVVFDVIARDDPG from the coding sequence ATGACCGATCCCCATCGCCCCACTTTCCGCGCGAACAACGAGCTGGCGCTGCACGTCGCCGATCCCGCGGCCGCGGAGGCGTTTTACGTCAGCGTCCTGGGATGCGAGGTGATCGACCGCTCGCCGGACTGCATCTCGCTGGCGAACGGCGCGCTGCGGCTCTACCTCCTCCGCGATCCCGCCCCGACGCACGACCGCGTCGTCCCCTCCTTCGACGTCGCCGACCGGCGAGCCGCGCTCGATGTGCTGAAAGCGGCCGGGTGCGCGCTCGTTCCCATCGGCCCGCACGCGCCGGGGGAGATGTACGTGCGCGACCCGTTCGGCGTCGTCTTCGACGTCATCGCCCGCGACGATCCCGGATGA